The endosymbiont of Bathymodiolus septemdierum str. Myojin knoll sequence CTAAGCGCACGGGCTTTCCAATTACGCAAACTTTGATGGGTTTGGGTGCATTTCCTGCAACGGATAAACAATCTCTTGGCATGCTAGGGATGCACGGAACTTACGAAGCTAATATGAGCATGCACGATTCGGATTGTATTGTTGCGGTGGGCGCACGATTTGATGACCGTATTACCGGTAATTTAGATTTATTCTGTCCGTATGCGAAGATTATCCATATTGATATTGACCCATCTTCGGTGGGTAAAACCGTAGGTGTTGATGTTGCTATTATTGGGCAAGTAACGGATGCATTAAATGCATTGATGGCTGGCTTGAAAGACAAACAGATGGCAGATATTAGTGCGTGGTGGAAGCAGATTGAAAAATGGCGAGCCGTTGATTCAATGACTTACCAAACCAAAGCAGGCGTAATTAAGCCGCAAAGCGTGATTGAAGCCTTGTATGAAGTGACTAAGGGTGAAGCGATTGTAACTTCTGATGTGGGACAGCACCAAATGTGGGCAGCACAATATTATCCATTTGACAAGCCTCGTCGCTGGATTAACTCTGGTGGTTTGGGCACCATGGGCTTTGGCTTGCCAGCAGCAATGGGTGCGAAATTAGCCCAGCCTGATTTAGATGTAGCGTGCGTTACGGGCGAAGGTAGTATTCAAATGATGACGCAAGAGTTATCAACGATGTTGCAATATAATACACCTGTTAAAATCATTAATTTAAACAATGGCTACTTAGGCATGGTCAGACAATGGCAAGAGTTTTTCTATGAGAAACGCTATTCAATGTCGTATATGGATGCCTTGCCTGATTTTGTTAAATTGGCAGAAAGTTATGGGCATATCGGCATTAAGGTTGAGAAAGAAGAAGATTTAATGCCTGCTTTGAAGCGTGCTTTTGCAGAAAAAAACAGAACGGTATTTTTAGATATTTTAACCGACCCAAGTGAGAATGTGTTCCCAATGATTCCATCTGGCGCAGGGCATCATGAGATGTTGTTGGCAGGGCGTGATGAAATGGCATCAACAAATGACGAGGGGCTGAATTTAGTTTAGAGACATATATGAGACATATTATTTCAATACAATTAGAAAATGAATCGGGTGCATTGTCAAGAGTGGCAGGTTTGTTTTCAGCGCGTGGTTTTAACATTGAGTCGCTTACAGTGGCGCCGACCAACGATGCAACACTGTCTCGTATGACCATTGTTAGTATCGGCGATGATGATATCATTGAGCAAATTGTTAAGCAATTAGATAAGTTAATTGATGTTGTGACGGTGACGAATTTGACTGCGACTGAACATATTGAACGAGAGTTAGCACTGGTGAAAATTGATGTAGATACAAGTACGCAAGCGGATATTGATAAACATATTGATGAATATGCGGGCAAGATAGTGGATGTAAATGAAAATACTTATACCGTGGAAATCGCGGGCAAAAGTCAA is a genomic window containing:
- the ilvB gene encoding biosynthetic-type acetolactate synthase large subunit; this translates as MKLNGAQILINCLQSEGIDHIFGYPGGAVLHIYDALDACMEIKHILVRHEQGAVHAADGYARTSGKCGVALVTSGPGLTNAVTGIATAHMDSIPMVVISGQVSSAVIGNDAFQEVDAVGITRSCVKHNFLVTNIDDLALIVKKAFYIATTGRPGPVLIDITKDTTIATTEFSGYPETIEMRSYNPKIKVEASQIEAAIALITQAKKPIIYSGGGSVIGNADAELIAFTKRTGFPITQTLMGLGAFPATDKQSLGMLGMHGTYEANMSMHDSDCIVAVGARFDDRITGNLDLFCPYAKIIHIDIDPSSVGKTVGVDVAIIGQVTDALNALMAGLKDKQMADISAWWKQIEKWRAVDSMTYQTKAGVIKPQSVIEALYEVTKGEAIVTSDVGQHQMWAAQYYPFDKPRRWINSGGLGTMGFGLPAAMGAKLAQPDLDVACVTGEGSIQMMTQELSTMLQYNTPVKIINLNNGYLGMVRQWQEFFYEKRYSMSYMDALPDFVKLAESYGHIGIKVEKEEDLMPALKRAFAEKNRTVFLDILTDPSENVFPMIPSGAGHHEMLLAGRDEMASTNDEGLNLV
- the ilvN gene encoding acetolactate synthase small subunit; protein product: MRHIISIQLENESGALSRVAGLFSARGFNIESLTVAPTNDATLSRMTIVSIGDDDIIEQIVKQLDKLIDVVTVTNLTATEHIERELALVKIDVDTSTQADIDKHIDEYAGKIVDVNENTYTVEIAGKSQRVNDFLASLDATKILEVSRTGVTGVCQKREY